A portion of the Polaribacter cellanae genome contains these proteins:
- a CDS encoding radical SAM protein gives MQDSLICKSFVLKIASRCNLNCKYCFMYNKGDTSYKNQPKVMSKETVDQFLNRVKDHFTKRDINDNPIFSFHGGEPLLAGKDFFKYFVSKANEVLLSVNIQPVFTVQTNGTLIDDEWCKLFHDNNIFVGISIDGEKKNNDENRIYHSGKGSYDDVIKGLNRVLNYKDLGLRTGVLSVINLEADPIETYLHFKRLGIKSFDFLLPDYIYDEIEIIKTESKNISYSSWLIKMFDYWIKDRDQPRIRFFNGMIDAILGGDFANDTLGEMGNELLVIETNGGYEAVDVLKICGEGFTKEGANVFNSSVDEALQTDLANLYHQSHKILNEKCQKCLIQKVCGGGYLPHRYSKKNGFDNPSVYCEDLMCLITHIQNTVLDLIPSNLMKQVEVRKITYEEALDVISVFDPKAINKRLYSFIKEESI, from the coding sequence ATGCAAGACTCTTTGATATGCAAATCATTTGTGTTAAAAATCGCCAGTAGATGTAATCTAAATTGTAAGTATTGTTTTATGTACAATAAAGGAGATACATCTTATAAAAATCAACCTAAAGTTATGTCCAAAGAAACGGTTGATCAATTTCTAAATAGGGTAAAAGATCATTTTACTAAAAGAGATATAAATGATAATCCTATATTCTCTTTTCATGGAGGTGAACCTTTATTGGCTGGTAAGGATTTTTTTAAATATTTTGTAAGCAAGGCAAATGAAGTGCTACTTTCTGTAAATATTCAACCAGTATTTACAGTTCAAACTAACGGTACTTTAATAGACGATGAATGGTGTAAATTATTTCATGATAATAATATTTTTGTTGGAATTAGTATTGATGGAGAAAAAAAAAATAATGATGAAAATAGAATATACCATTCTGGAAAAGGGTCTTACGATGATGTAATAAAAGGACTTAACAGAGTATTAAATTATAAGGATTTAGGACTGAGGACTGGGGTTCTTTCAGTAATAAATCTTGAAGCAGACCCTATAGAAACATACCTTCATTTTAAAAGGCTTGGAATCAAAAGTTTTGATTTTTTACTACCAGATTACATCTATGATGAAATTGAAATAATCAAAACAGAAAGTAAGAATATTTCATATTCATCTTGGCTAATTAAGATGTTTGATTATTGGATTAAAGATAGAGATCAACCGAGAATTAGATTTTTCAATGGAATGATTGATGCAATTTTAGGTGGTGATTTTGCAAATGATACGTTAGGAGAAATGGGAAACGAACTATTAGTAATTGAGACTAATGGAGGATATGAAGCTGTTGATGTTTTAAAAATATGCGGAGAAGGATTTACTAAAGAAGGTGCTAATGTATTTAATAGTTCTGTAGATGAAGCACTTCAGACAGATTTAGCTAATTTATATCATCAAAGCCATAAGATTTTGAATGAAAAATGTCAGAAATGTTTAATACAAAAAGTTTGTGGAGGAGGCTATCTACCCCACAGATATTCTAAAAAAAATGGTTTTGATAACCCGTCAGTTTATTGTGAAGATTTAATGTGTCTAATAACCCATATCCAAAATACTGTACTAGACCTTATTCCTAGTAACTTGATGAAACAAGTAGAAGTAAGAAAAATAACTTATGAAGAGGCACTAGATGTTATCTCTGTTTTTGATCCAAAAGCTATAAATAAGAGGCTATATTCATTTATAAAAGAAGAATCAATATAA
- a CDS encoding radical SAM protein, with product MNNLLKCKTVIIKVASRCNLNCTYCYMYNMGDGTYRNQPKTMSYEIVNDLLNRIQEHCHAHDLHEFMFIFHGGEPLLVKKEFYQYFITKAKQKFKNEGVHLRFVIQTNGVLIDESWCNLFNELNISVGISIDGTKDDNDIYRIDHSGKGAYDKILKGLKIAQKNVANGIGTLSVVNIDADPIKTYEHLKSLDVTSIDFLLPDSNYHSLPPLPKNKCKGEKYEEYYADWLIKVFDQWFHDKKNRPLIRMFRYILHMLFGGRASLDSLGLENNEALVIETDGSIEALDVLKICGDGFTKDNAHVKTHSFDQALSSDLAKLYNLAHNNLCDQCLACELVSVCGGGNLPHRYSSESGFNNPSVYCKTLAKLIIHIQNELFNSLPPDLINSSGIQKMDYDVFLKTFQKTRNTIKLELENF from the coding sequence ATGAATAATCTATTAAAGTGTAAAACTGTCATTATTAAAGTAGCAAGTAGATGTAATCTGAATTGCACATATTGTTATATGTATAATATGGGAGATGGTACTTATAGGAATCAGCCTAAAACTATGAGCTATGAAATAGTAAATGATTTATTAAATAGAATTCAAGAACATTGTCATGCCCATGACCTTCATGAATTTATGTTTATTTTTCATGGAGGAGAACCGCTTTTAGTTAAAAAAGAATTTTATCAGTATTTCATTACCAAAGCAAAACAAAAATTTAAAAATGAAGGTGTACATCTAAGGTTTGTAATTCAAACAAATGGAGTTTTAATTGATGAGTCTTGGTGTAACTTATTTAATGAATTAAATATATCTGTAGGGATTAGTATTGATGGAACTAAAGATGATAATGATATCTACAGGATAGATCATTCAGGAAAAGGAGCTTATGATAAAATATTGAAGGGACTTAAGATTGCTCAAAAAAATGTAGCAAATGGAATTGGGACTTTATCTGTTGTTAACATTGATGCTGATCCCATTAAAACGTATGAACATCTCAAATCTTTAGATGTAACCTCTATAGATTTCCTCCTTCCAGACTCTAACTATCACAGTTTACCCCCACTTCCAAAGAATAAGTGTAAGGGAGAAAAATACGAAGAATATTATGCAGATTGGTTAATTAAAGTTTTTGACCAATGGTTTCATGATAAAAAAAATAGACCTTTAATTCGAATGTTTCGATACATATTACATATGTTGTTTGGGGGTAGAGCATCATTAGATAGTTTAGGGCTTGAAAACAATGAAGCTCTAGTTATTGAGACTGATGGTTCTATTGAAGCTTTAGACGTATTAAAAATATGTGGCGATGGATTTACAAAAGATAATGCACATGTAAAAACTCATTCTTTTGACCAGGCACTAAGTTCAGATTTAGCTAAGTTATATAACTTGGCTCATAATAATTTATGCGACCAATGTTTAGCTTGTGAATTGGTGAGCGTATGCGGAGGAGGAAATTTACCTCATCGTTATAGTTCAGAAAGTGGATTCAACAATCCATCTGTTTATTGCAAAACTCTTGCTAAATTAATAATACATATCCAAAATGAATTATTTAACTCCCTTCCTCCTGATTTAATAAATTCAAGTGGTATCCAAAAAATGGATTATGATGTTTTTCTGAAAACTTTCCAAAAAACAAGAAACACGATAAAGTTAGAATTAGAGAACTTTTAA
- a CDS encoding peptidase domain-containing ABC transporter, which translates to MIKLSKFPFFHQVSNRDCGPTCLRIISKYYGRTLTFTDLDKETLSYNGLSIDELNNLATKLDYRALIVKTDFESIKNKAPFPFIAHWNQNHYIVVYKITNRYVYVADPAFGKAKYSYNEFLTGWLPNKELNGEQKGIILLLEPTETFFNNNSTGKEQKKFNAFHFIKKYFLFYKFHLSQLILGLFLGSLLQFAFPFITKAIVDFGVNNGNISFLVFILGVQIVLFLLNIGIEFLRAHLLIHISSRINIFIISDFFVKIMKLPISFFTYKVTGDLTQRIRDHERVERFISNSLLKSIFSVFSLLVFSAVLFVFSKIIFLIFFTGIVIELSWIFFFLKKVAILDQKSFSLNAEDQNKVFELITGIQDIKLNNIEDKKRWEWERIQLNRFNVSLKKLKLNQLQEGGQRFFSYLQIILITFFAAFLTIKGQLSLGSMMAIIFIIGQMNAPIGQLINFILQGQLAKLSIDRLIEIHEKEDEKQVFENTFEGNEVQNIRIEKLSFSYSGRIQESVINEISLIIPKEKVTAIVGVSGSGKTTLLKLLLKFYNPTHGKIFIDNTNLDNINSIHWRNKCGAVLQDSFIFSDSIANNIGLNESNFQSIDYRKLTESCKIANIHDFIDQLPLKYDTKIGQYGIGLSQGQKQRLLIARAVYKNPNYLFFDEATNSLDAENEKVIINNLEKVYKGKTVVIVAHRLSTVKNANQIIVMDNGRVVEVGTHEELVGNKGKYYNLIKNQLELGV; encoded by the coding sequence GTGATTAAATTAAGTAAGTTTCCATTTTTTCATCAGGTTTCAAATAGAGACTGTGGTCCTACATGCTTAAGAATTATTAGTAAATATTATGGAAGGACATTAACGTTTACAGATTTAGATAAAGAGACACTGTCTTATAATGGACTATCTATAGACGAGCTAAATAACCTTGCAACCAAACTAGATTATAGAGCTCTGATAGTTAAAACAGACTTTGAGTCAATAAAAAATAAAGCTCCATTCCCATTTATAGCTCATTGGAATCAAAACCACTATATTGTTGTATATAAAATTACAAATAGGTATGTTTATGTTGCGGATCCTGCATTCGGAAAAGCTAAATACTCATATAATGAATTTTTAACAGGTTGGCTTCCTAATAAGGAACTAAATGGTGAGCAAAAAGGAATCATTCTTTTACTAGAGCCAACAGAAACCTTTTTCAATAATAATTCCACTGGTAAAGAACAGAAAAAATTTAATGCTTTTCATTTTATAAAAAAGTATTTTTTATTCTATAAATTTCACCTTTCTCAATTAATTTTAGGTCTGTTTTTGGGAAGCTTGTTACAGTTTGCGTTTCCATTTATAACAAAAGCTATAGTAGATTTTGGTGTTAATAATGGCAATATAAGTTTTCTGGTTTTTATTTTAGGTGTACAGATTGTGTTATTTCTTCTTAATATTGGAATTGAGTTTCTACGTGCGCATTTGTTGATTCATATTAGTAGTAGAATAAACATATTTATAATTTCTGATTTTTTTGTAAAAATCATGAAACTACCAATAAGCTTTTTCACTTATAAGGTTACAGGGGATTTGACACAAAGAATAAGAGATCATGAGAGAGTAGAAAGGTTCATATCAAATTCTCTACTTAAAAGTATATTCTCAGTTTTTAGCTTACTTGTCTTTAGTGCTGTATTGTTTGTTTTCAGTAAAATAATATTTCTAATATTCTTTACTGGTATTGTCATAGAGTTGAGTTGGATATTTTTCTTTCTAAAAAAGGTTGCTATTCTGGATCAAAAAAGTTTTTCCTTAAATGCTGAAGATCAAAATAAGGTATTTGAGCTTATTACGGGTATCCAAGATATAAAACTAAATAATATTGAAGACAAAAAGCGATGGGAATGGGAGAGAATCCAATTAAACAGATTTAATGTTTCATTAAAGAAACTAAAATTGAACCAACTTCAAGAAGGAGGACAACGTTTTTTCAGTTATCTTCAAATTATTTTAATTACCTTTTTTGCAGCATTTTTGACAATTAAGGGACAGTTAAGTTTAGGCTCTATGATGGCTATCATTTTTATAATCGGTCAGATGAATGCTCCCATAGGTCAACTAATTAATTTTATTCTTCAAGGGCAATTAGCAAAATTAAGTATAGATAGACTCATAGAGATTCATGAAAAAGAAGATGAAAAGCAAGTTTTTGAAAACACTTTTGAGGGTAATGAAGTTCAAAATATAAGAATCGAGAAATTAAGTTTTTCTTACTCTGGAAGAATTCAGGAATCAGTTATCAATGAGATAAGCTTGATAATTCCTAAAGAGAAAGTTACAGCTATTGTTGGAGTTAGTGGTAGTGGAAAAACCACTTTACTAAAACTGTTATTGAAGTTTTATAATCCAACTCATGGTAAAATTTTTATTGATAATACAAATTTAGATAACATTAATAGTATTCATTGGAGAAATAAGTGTGGAGCTGTACTTCAAGACAGCTTTATTTTTTCAGATAGTATTGCAAATAATATAGGATTAAATGAAAGTAATTTCCAGTCCATTGATTATAGAAAACTTACTGAGTCTTGCAAAATAGCTAATATTCATGATTTTATAGATCAACTACCTTTAAAATATGATACAAAAATTGGTCAATACGGTATTGGGTTAAGTCAAGGACAAAAACAAAGATTATTAATTGCTAGAGCTGTATATAAGAATCCTAATTATTTGTTTTTTGACGAGGCTACAAATTCACTTGATGCAGAGAACGAAAAAGTAATAATTAACAACTTAGAAAAAGTTTATAAAGGAAAAACTGTTGTCATAGTAGCACATAGATTAAGTACTGTGAAAAATGCAAATCAAATAATTGTTATGGATAATGGGCGAGTAGTTGAAGTAGGGACGCACGAAGAACTCGTTGGAAATAAAGGAAAATATTATAATCTAATAAAAAACCAATTAGAGCTTGGAGTATAA